A window of the Citrus sinensis cultivar Valencia sweet orange chromosome 9, DVS_A1.0, whole genome shotgun sequence genome harbors these coding sequences:
- the LOC102608461 gene encoding gamma-glutamyl hydrolase 2-like: protein MLDILMAIYPVLSILTSVINHYQVYVSTVQAYNYPVTAFQWHPEKNAFEWGPKAIPHTEDAIRVTQQAANFFIRYD from the exons ATGCTTGATATTTTAATGGCAATTTATCCAGTGTTATCAATTCTAACTTCTGTTATTAATCATTATCAGGTCTATGTCTCGACAGTGCAAGCTTATAACTATCCTGTGACCGCCTTCCAATGGCATCCAGAG AAAAATGCTTTTGAATGGGGACCAAAAGCAATTCCACACACAGAGGACGCCATTCGGGTGACTCAACAAGCTGCAAACTTTTTTATAAG ATATGATTAA
- the LOC127899817 gene encoding uncharacterized protein LOC127899817, with product MEDHNELDEEFLGREEDLEFDTEDVTISEKESIPSISFSKKIRAQLVKPWMNAVVAKLLGRTIGYRALCNRLNDLWKMSQGFSVIDFFLFRFKTEGDAHYALTQGPWTILGHYLTVQQWNPHFNSSNDNIDNIVAWIRLLGMPLHYYHKRVRMIGNVVGKVIRIHYNTESLTRGKFARIAVEVSLNKPLCSHFCLDGKMQKVEYENLPVISFNCGIYGHKNENCPQLKTIKGATKNSENNGVGNITKSGGDKLWSSTVIPTNPSFRP from the coding sequence ATGGAAGACCAtaatgaacttgatgaggagTTTTTGGGGAGAGAAGAAGATTTGGAATTTGATACCGAAGATGTAACTATTAGTGAAAAGGAAAGCATCCCATCCATTTCTTTCTCAAAAAAGATCCGTGCACAACTGGTGAAACCATGGATGAATGCGGTAGTGGCCAAGCTTCTTGGAAGAACTATTGGTTATAGGGCACTCTGTAATAGGTTGAATGATCTCTGGAAAATGTCACAAGGATTCTCTGTTATtgatttcttcctttttaGGTTCAAAACTGAAGGAGACGCCCATTATGCTCTAACACAAGGTCCTTGGACCATTCTCGGTCATTATCTCACTGTGCAACAATGGAACCCTCACTTCAACAGCTCCAATGATAATATTGACAACATTGTTGCTTGGATTCGATTACTGGGAATGCCTCTACACTATTATCATAAAAGGGTTCGCATGATTGGGAACGTCGTTGGAAAAGTGATTCGAATCCATTACAACACTGAGTCATTAACAAGAGGGAAGTTTGCGCGTATTGCAGTTGAGGTTTCACTTAATAAACCTCTTTGTTCACACTTTTGTCTAGATGGCAAAATGCAGAAAGTGGAGTATGAAAATTTGCCGgttataagttttaattgtGGGATCTATGGTcataagaatgaaaattgtcCTCAGCTCAAGACAATAAAAGGAGCAACAAAAAATTCAGAGAACAATGGGGTTGGGAACATAACTAAAAGTGGTGGTGATAAACTGTGGTCTTCTACAGTCATCCCAACAAACCCTTCTTTCCGACCCTAG